A genomic region of Mesobacillus jeotgali contains the following coding sequences:
- a CDS encoding NERD domain-containing protein, protein MIVKRRTFPLRIKINDAIQRRLPVNHPKLPEVIQDSMKTRAGHKGEEALDYYTSILHEDEFHIFQGLRLKSGQTHFQIDSLLLSPSFALIIDAKNMAGTLTFHSPFNQMERTYHDKTDTYEDPILQVKRHRLLLMKWLNDHHFPQIPIEYLVFSSNPSTALRNPNNDQEIYHRVCPPGKIIFKIEEFISRYKKELHSVKEFKRLSRLLLKSDVPLGSHLHQFKIDPSEYLTGVQCPSCSQYAMERYSGTWNCTHCGTAAKDAHHQAIEDYFLLINDTITNKQFREYLHIHSPKVATKLLANMNLKCQGTTRRSCYYTSN, encoded by the coding sequence TTGATCGTAAAAAGAAGAACATTCCCACTCCGAATCAAAATAAATGATGCAATTCAAAGAAGATTACCTGTTAATCACCCCAAACTCCCTGAAGTGATCCAAGATTCCATGAAAACCAGGGCTGGCCACAAAGGCGAAGAAGCTCTAGACTATTACACCAGCATTCTCCACGAAGATGAATTCCACATATTCCAAGGGCTTCGGCTTAAATCAGGTCAAACTCACTTCCAAATAGACTCGCTGCTGCTCTCTCCCTCATTTGCACTCATTATCGATGCCAAGAACATGGCAGGCACCCTCACCTTCCATTCTCCTTTTAATCAAATGGAACGTACTTATCATGACAAAACAGATACCTATGAAGATCCTATTCTTCAAGTAAAAAGACACCGTCTGCTTTTAATGAAGTGGCTGAACGACCACCATTTCCCCCAGATTCCTATTGAGTACCTTGTCTTCAGCAGCAATCCCTCGACAGCATTACGAAACCCAAACAATGATCAGGAAATCTATCATCGCGTTTGTCCTCCGGGAAAAATCATCTTTAAAATTGAAGAGTTCATATCAAGATATAAAAAAGAGCTACATTCCGTAAAAGAATTTAAAAGACTAAGCAGGCTTTTATTAAAGAGTGATGTTCCTCTAGGCTCCCATCTTCATCAATTTAAGATTGACCCATCTGAATACTTGACCGGTGTTCAATGCCCCTCTTGTTCCCAGTATGCAATGGAGCGATATAGCGGAACCTGGAATTGTACACATTGCGGGACCGCAGCTAAAGATGCTCATCACCAGGCCATCGAGGATTACTTTCTCCTGATCAACGATACTATTACCAACAAGCAGTTTCGGGAATACCTTCACATTCACTCACCTAAGGTGGCAACAAAGCTGCTCGCAAATATGAACTTGAAATGCCAAGGGACTACGCGGAGAAGCTGCTATTATACTTCGAATTAA
- the prfB gene encoding peptide chain release factor 2 (programmed frameshift) — MELADIRNELEKTAKKLADFRGSLDLENKEARIAELEDGMLAPNFWDDQQKAQVVINEANALKEQVNVFNELNESYENLDLTYELVKEENDADLREELEKELVEFKERMSEFELQLLLSEEHDKNNAILELHPGAGGTESQDWGSMLLRMYTRWAEKRGFKVETLDYLPGDEAGIKSVTLKINGHNAYGYLKAEKGVHRLVRISPFDSSGRRHTSFVSCEVMPEFNNEIEIEIRTEDLKIDTYRASGAGGQHINTTDSAVRITHLPTGVVVSSQAERSQIKNRETSMKMLKAKLYQREIEQQQAELDEIRGEQKEIGWGSQIRSYVFHPYSMVKDHRTSAESGNVQAVMDGDIDMFIDAYLRSKLSLGE, encoded by the exons ATGGAATTAGCAGATATCAGGAATGAGCTTGAGAAAACAGCTAAGAAATTAGCGGACTTCAGGGGGTCTCTT GACCTCGAAAATAAAGAAGCGCGGATCGCTGAGCTAGAAGATGGCATGCTTGCACCGAACTTCTGGGATGACCAGCAAAAAGCACAGGTCGTCATCAACGAAGCCAATGCGCTTAAGGAACAGGTTAATGTATTTAACGAGCTTAACGAGTCATACGAAAATCTCGATTTGACTTATGAGCTTGTAAAAGAAGAAAATGACGCGGATCTTCGTGAAGAGCTCGAGAAGGAACTCGTGGAATTCAAAGAGCGCATGAGTGAGTTTGAGCTCCAATTGTTGTTGAGTGAAGAGCATGATAAAAATAATGCGATTCTTGAATTGCACCCAGGAGCGGGTGGAACGGAATCCCAGGACTGGGGCTCCATGCTGTTGCGCATGTACACGCGCTGGGCAGAAAAGCGAGGCTTCAAGGTTGAGACTTTGGATTACCTGCCAGGAGACGAAGCTGGAATCAAGAGTGTCACTTTAAAGATTAACGGACACAATGCATACGGTTATCTGAAAGCAGAAAAAGGTGTACACCGTCTCGTACGTATTTCGCCGTTCGACTCTTCAGGCCGACGTCACACTTCATTCGTATCCTGCGAAGTCATGCCAGAATTCAACAATGAAATCGAGATCGAAATCCGTACAGAAGACTTGAAAATCGACACATACCGTGCAAGCGGCGCCGGTGGGCAGCACATCAACACGACTGACTCAGCCGTCCGGATCACGCACTTGCCGACAGGTGTCGTTGTATCATCCCAGGCAGAACGTTCACAGATCAAGAACCGCGAAACGTCGATGAAAATGCTGAAAGCCAAGCTTTACCAGCGCGAAATCGAGCAGCAGCAAGCCGAACTGGACGAAATCCGCGGCGAGCAAAAAGAAATCGGCTGGGGCAGCCAGATTCGTTCTTACGTATTCCATCCATACTCCATGGTCAAGGACCACCGCACCAGCGCCGAATCCGGCAACGTGCAAGCAGTCATGGACGGGGATATTGATATGTTTATTGATGCTTATTTGAGGTCGAAATTAAGTTTGGGTGAGTAA
- the secA gene encoding preprotein translocase subunit SecA — MGILTKIFDQNKRDIKRLTKMADQIDALAADMEKLSDDQLREKTEEFKSRYQNGASTDDLLIEAFAVVREGAKRVLGLYPYKVQLMGGISLHEGNISEMKTGEGKTLTATMPVYLNAITGRGVHVITVNEYLASRDAVEMGKLYEFLGLTVGLNLNSMTKEEKQEAYRADITYGTNNEFGFDYLRDNMVLYTDQKVQRPLHYCVIDEVDSILIDEARTPLIISGSAQKSAALYIQANAFVRTLKREEDYTYDEKTKGVQLTEEGITKSEKAFGIENLFDIKHVTLLHHINQAMKAQASMHKDVDYVVQDGEIVIVDQFTGRLMKGRRYSEGLHQAIEAKEGLEIQNESMTLATITFQNYFRMYEKLSGMTGTAKTEEEEFRNIYNMNVVVIPTNRPIARDDRPDLIYATMQGKFKAVADDIAERHQAGQPVLVGTVAIETSEIISAFLSKKGIKHNVLNAKNHEREAEIIAEAGSKGAVTIATNMAGRGTDIKLGDGVKEVGGLAVIGTERHESRRIDNQLRGRSGRQGDPGVTQFYLSMEDELMRRFGSDNMKAMMERLGMDDTQPIQSKMVSRAVESAQKRVEGNNFDARKQLLQYDDVLRQQREIIYKQRDEVLESENLREIVERMIRSALERNVSAHTPAGEDMEKWDLNSILDYVNGNLLHEGDITVEDLRGKEQDEIIEAIMAKVKERYDEKEEMLTDEQMREFEKVIVLRSVDSKWMDHIDQMDQLRQGIHLRAYGQIDPLREYQHEGFAMFENMVLSIEDDVAKYIMKAEIRSNLERQEVAKGHAVNPKEGEGGKVKKKPVVKSMDVGRNDPCICGSGKKYKNCCGKAE; from the coding sequence ATGGGGATTTTAACGAAAATTTTCGACCAGAATAAACGCGATATCAAAAGATTGACGAAAATGGCGGATCAAATCGATGCGCTTGCAGCTGATATGGAAAAGCTGTCAGACGACCAGCTCAGGGAAAAAACGGAGGAGTTCAAATCCCGTTACCAGAACGGCGCGTCTACTGATGACCTGCTGATTGAAGCGTTCGCAGTCGTCCGTGAAGGTGCGAAGCGTGTCCTTGGTCTGTATCCTTATAAAGTCCAGTTAATGGGTGGTATTTCCCTCCACGAAGGGAATATCTCTGAAATGAAAACTGGTGAAGGTAAAACCCTTACAGCTACAATGCCGGTTTACTTGAACGCAATCACAGGACGTGGCGTGCACGTTATCACGGTCAACGAATACCTCGCAAGCCGTGACGCCGTTGAAATGGGCAAGCTGTATGAATTCCTTGGCCTAACTGTTGGCTTGAACCTGAACAGCATGACGAAGGAAGAAAAGCAGGAAGCATACCGTGCCGATATTACTTATGGTACGAACAACGAGTTCGGCTTCGACTATCTGCGCGACAACATGGTTCTTTACACAGACCAGAAGGTTCAGCGTCCGCTGCACTACTGTGTTATCGATGAAGTTGACTCCATCCTGATCGATGAAGCGCGTACTCCGTTGATCATTTCCGGCTCTGCGCAAAAATCTGCAGCACTATACATTCAGGCAAATGCCTTCGTTCGCACATTGAAACGCGAAGAAGACTACACATATGATGAAAAAACGAAGGGTGTCCAGCTGACTGAGGAAGGAATCACGAAGTCCGAGAAGGCTTTCGGCATCGAGAACCTTTTTGACATCAAGCATGTGACATTGCTTCACCACATCAACCAGGCGATGAAAGCCCAGGCGAGCATGCATAAGGATGTTGATTACGTCGTCCAGGACGGCGAAATCGTTATCGTTGACCAATTCACTGGACGTCTGATGAAGGGCCGCCGCTACAGCGAAGGCTTGCACCAGGCAATCGAGGCAAAAGAAGGCCTTGAGATCCAGAATGAAAGCATGACGCTTGCGACGATCACATTCCAGAACTACTTCCGTATGTATGAAAAGCTTTCCGGTATGACGGGTACAGCTAAGACTGAGGAAGAGGAATTCCGAAATATCTACAATATGAACGTTGTCGTCATTCCGACGAACCGTCCGATTGCGCGTGACGACCGTCCGGATTTGATTTATGCAACGATGCAAGGAAAGTTCAAGGCAGTAGCCGATGATATCGCCGAACGCCATCAGGCTGGACAACCAGTCCTTGTTGGTACGGTTGCGATTGAAACGTCTGAAATCATTTCTGCGTTTTTATCTAAGAAAGGCATCAAGCATAATGTCCTGAACGCGAAAAACCATGAGCGTGAAGCGGAAATTATCGCTGAGGCCGGTTCAAAAGGCGCGGTTACAATCGCGACGAACATGGCGGGCCGTGGTACGGATATCAAGCTTGGCGATGGTGTTAAAGAAGTTGGCGGTCTTGCGGTAATTGGTACAGAGCGTCACGAGAGCCGTCGTATCGATAACCAGCTCCGCGGACGTTCTGGACGTCAGGGAGACCCTGGTGTGACGCAGTTCTACCTTTCCATGGAAGATGAATTGATGCGCCGCTTCGGTTCCGACAATATGAAAGCAATGATGGAGCGCCTAGGTATGGATGATACCCAGCCAATTCAGAGCAAAATGGTTTCAAGAGCCGTTGAATCAGCGCAAAAACGTGTTGAGGGCAACAACTTCGATGCTCGTAAGCAGTTGCTTCAGTACGATGATGTTCTTCGCCAGCAGCGCGAAATCATCTACAAGCAGCGTGACGAGGTTCTTGAGTCTGAAAACCTCCGTGAAATCGTTGAAAGAATGATCAGGTCTGCATTGGAACGCAATGTTTCTGCCCATACGCCAGCAGGCGAGGATATGGAGAAATGGGATCTGAACAGCATTCTTGACTACGTGAACGGCAACCTGCTACACGAGGGCGATATCACTGTCGAAGACCTTCGCGGCAAAGAGCAGGATGAAATTATCGAAGCCATCATGGCGAAGGTGAAAGAGCGTTATGATGAAAAAGAAGAAATGCTGACTGACGAGCAAATGCGTGAGTTTGAAAAAGTCATCGTGCTTCGCTCGGTTGACTCGAAGTGGATGGACCACATCGACCAGATGGACCAGCTGCGTCAGGGTATCCACCTGCGTGCATATGGCCAGATCGATCCGCTGCGCGAGTACCAGCATGAAGGCTTCGCGATGTTCGAAAACATGGTACTTTCCATTGAAGACGATGTTGCGAAATACATCATGAAGGCTGAAATCCGCAGCAACCTTGAGCGTCAGGAAGTTGCGAAAGGCCACGCGGTGAACCCGAAGGAAGGCGAAGGCGGCAAGGTGAAGAAGAAGCCTGTCGTCAAGTCAATGGATGTTGGCCGCAATGACCCATGTATCTGCGGCAGCGGCAAGAAATACAAGAACTGCTGCGGCAAGGCGGAATAA
- a CDS encoding DUF1028 domain-containing protein — protein MTFSIVGYDAQEKEWGIAVQSKFLGVGAVVPFAKAGVGAVATQSYANTAYGPQALELMAQGKSAEEAMELFTKDDPDKEMRQVGLIDAEGNGATFTGKYCYDWAGGVTGKHFVAQGNILVDENTVKAMAETFESTEGSLAHRLLQALNAGQQAGGDSRGQQSAALLVVKEKGGYGGYNDRYIDLRVDDHPEPITELIRIYGLQQLYFAKSKPENVVAIEGEVKDTVVQHLKRLDYLKANPSDEEDLHKALTSYIHTENFEEREQEKGKIDLEVLEFMKNQ, from the coding sequence ATGACATTTTCAATCGTAGGTTATGATGCTCAGGAAAAAGAATGGGGAATTGCGGTACAATCTAAATTTCTTGGAGTTGGGGCAGTCGTACCGTTTGCGAAAGCGGGAGTGGGTGCTGTGGCTACGCAGTCTTACGCGAATACCGCTTATGGTCCGCAGGCGCTTGAGTTGATGGCGCAGGGAAAATCTGCTGAGGAAGCCATGGAATTGTTTACTAAGGATGACCCTGACAAGGAAATGCGCCAGGTTGGATTGATTGACGCCGAAGGAAACGGTGCAACTTTTACAGGTAAATATTGTTATGACTGGGCAGGCGGAGTTACAGGCAAGCATTTCGTGGCGCAGGGTAACATTTTAGTGGATGAAAATACAGTCAAGGCGATGGCTGAAACATTTGAGTCGACGGAAGGCTCGCTTGCTCATCGATTGCTGCAGGCTCTCAACGCCGGCCAGCAAGCAGGTGGCGACAGCAGAGGCCAACAGTCGGCGGCACTCCTTGTCGTCAAGGAGAAGGGTGGCTACGGCGGTTACAACGATCGTTACATCGATCTCCGTGTCGACGACCATCCGGAACCAATCACGGAACTCATCCGCATTTACGGCCTTCAGCAGCTTTATTTTGCAAAATCAAAACCGGAGAATGTGGTCGCAATAGAAGGAGAGGTAAAGGACACAGTCGTCCAGCATCTTAAGCGCCTGGATTATCTAAAGGCAAATCCTTCTGACGAAGAAGACCTCCACAAAGCCCTCACTTCCTACATCCACACCGAAAACTTTGAAGAAAGAGAGCAGGAGAAAGGCAAAATCGATCTGGAAGTGCTGGAGTTTATGAAAAATCAATAA
- the hpf gene encoding ribosome hibernation-promoting factor, HPF/YfiA family, translating into MNYNIRGENIEVTPAIREYVEKKVAKLDRYFTESPNANVNVNLKVYQDKKAKVEITIPMKDLVLRAEETHEDMYAAIDLITDKLERQIRKHKTKVNRKFREKDSLKDYAPIFTEVEQVEEDEDLEVVRTKSFDLKPMDSEEAILQMNMLGHSFYVFTNAETNQTNVVYKRNDGRYGLIEAQ; encoded by the coding sequence ATGAACTACAACATTCGTGGAGAAAACATTGAGGTAACGCCAGCAATCAGAGAGTATGTAGAGAAGAAGGTTGCGAAGCTTGACCGGTATTTTACCGAGTCACCCAATGCCAATGTGAACGTTAACCTGAAAGTTTACCAGGATAAAAAAGCAAAAGTTGAAATTACGATTCCGATGAAGGACCTTGTGCTTCGTGCCGAGGAAACTCATGAAGATATGTATGCTGCGATCGATTTGATCACTGATAAGCTTGAGCGCCAGATCCGCAAGCATAAAACAAAGGTCAACCGCAAGTTCCGTGAAAAGGATAGCCTGAAGGATTACGCTCCGATTTTCACAGAAGTTGAGCAGGTTGAAGAAGATGAAGACCTCGAAGTTGTCCGTACTAAGAGTTTCGACTTGAAGCCAATGGACAGCGAAGAAGCAATCCTGCAGATGAACATGCTTGGCCACAGCTTCTACGTCTTCACAAACGCTGAAACAAACCAAACAAATGTTGTTTACAAGCGTAACGACGGCCGTTATGGTTTGATTGAAGCTCAATAA
- a CDS encoding flagellar protein FliT, giving the protein MSAVKQFYRLTNQLIELLEKSQTDRDQKIAQTESLLDQRETVMKGIFPPYTSEEAELGKELIQLDARLTRLLEADKDLIQKEIKGLQAKKESNAKYINPYQNLSTDGMFYDKRK; this is encoded by the coding sequence GTGAGTGCGGTTAAACAATTTTACCGGCTCACGAACCAGTTAATTGAGCTACTGGAAAAATCGCAGACTGATCGGGATCAGAAGATTGCGCAGACAGAATCCCTTTTAGACCAGCGAGAAACCGTCATGAAAGGCATTTTCCCTCCTTATACATCTGAAGAGGCTGAATTGGGCAAAGAGTTGATTCAGCTTGATGCCAGGCTTACCCGGCTTTTAGAAGCTGATAAAGACTTGATACAAAAGGAAATAAAAGGGCTCCAGGCAAAGAAAGAGTCTAATGCGAAGTATATTAATCCATATCAAAACCTTTCCACAGACGGCATGTTTTATGATAAAAGAAAATAG
- the fliS gene encoding flagellar export chaperone FliS → MALNNPYQSYQQNSVNTATPGELTLMLYNGCLKFIHMAKHGLENKNIEMKNTNIQKAQAIIQELMVTLNMDLEVSQNMMTLYDYMNRRLIEANIKNDTGILEEVEGLVTDFRDTWKQVIQVNRLKQYGQGGRA, encoded by the coding sequence ATGGCTTTAAATAATCCATACCAGTCATACCAGCAAAATTCGGTCAATACCGCTACGCCTGGTGAGCTGACTTTGATGCTGTATAACGGTTGCCTGAAATTCATTCACATGGCAAAGCATGGACTAGAGAATAAAAATATTGAAATGAAGAATACGAATATCCAAAAGGCACAAGCGATCATTCAGGAATTGATGGTTACGCTTAATATGGACCTAGAGGTTTCTCAGAACATGATGACCTTATACGACTATATGAACCGACGCCTGATCGAAGCGAACATCAAGAATGATACGGGGATTTTGGAGGAAGTTGAAGGTCTGGTCACAGACTTCCGTGACACATGGAAGCAGGTCATCCAGGTAAACCGTTTGAAGCAATACGGCCAGGGCGGCAGAGCCTAG
- a CDS encoding flagellar hook-associated protein 2: MDIDTLVGDLMKAERIPLNKLHQKKQLFEWQRDDYRAMNKLLADLDKFVFDGIFRQATFTKKTVTTSKESAVSVRNISSTSNLSSSIQVHSLAESAYMTSNGSIVKTGETFDPSLTLDSQRSFLAQGFTSNEIRIQSIGKDGVLGEEIPITFEPTKESLNDVINKINNSQAGVVAFFDKATGKFSISAKNTGDIAGGAEINLKGDLLTSALKMDDNNQIAADAVVPTGEQPRGKAGVNASFTINGLKTERSTNTFVINGFEYTLKQITGTGTITVNSLTDEEAIFKSVKDFVDKYNETIGKINSEITEERYRKYQPLSDEEREAMSEKQAEMWDEKAKSGMLRNDSILSSALNKMRTDMYSRVGIGGDGVSDNYDQLAEIGITTSKNYRDGGRLVLDENKLREAIKNDPNAIYKLFTHDSAVKEEQGLARKLRATIDETIKTIEGRAGNSLRTNAQFTLGRNLSAIDSQINRFEDRLIKIEDRYWRQFTAMEKAIQKANSQSAYLMQQFSY; the protein is encoded by the coding sequence ATGGACATCGATACACTTGTCGGTGATTTGATGAAAGCAGAAAGGATTCCATTGAACAAGCTGCACCAAAAAAAACAGCTGTTCGAATGGCAACGCGATGATTACCGGGCAATGAACAAATTGCTCGCTGATCTTGATAAGTTTGTGTTTGATGGCATTTTCCGCCAGGCAACTTTTACAAAAAAGACAGTGACAACGTCAAAAGAAAGTGCGGTTTCTGTCAGGAATATCAGTTCCACTTCGAACCTGAGCTCGAGCATCCAGGTACATAGCCTTGCAGAATCTGCATATATGACAAGTAATGGCAGCATTGTTAAAACAGGAGAAACTTTCGACCCAAGCTTGACCCTGGATAGTCAAAGAAGTTTCCTGGCGCAGGGTTTTACTAGCAATGAAATCAGGATACAATCGATTGGCAAGGATGGAGTTTTGGGAGAAGAAATACCGATAACCTTTGAACCAACAAAGGAATCTCTTAATGATGTAATCAATAAGATTAACAACTCCCAGGCAGGAGTTGTCGCATTCTTCGATAAAGCAACCGGCAAGTTTTCCATTTCTGCTAAAAATACCGGGGACATAGCAGGTGGAGCTGAAATCAACCTTAAGGGTGATTTACTGACGAGTGCGTTAAAAATGGATGATAACAACCAGATTGCTGCAGACGCAGTCGTTCCCACTGGTGAGCAGCCAAGGGGAAAAGCAGGTGTGAATGCTTCTTTTACAATTAATGGCCTGAAGACTGAGCGTTCGACCAACACCTTTGTCATCAATGGATTTGAGTATACCTTAAAGCAAATAACTGGAACAGGTACAATAACAGTAAACTCTTTAACGGATGAAGAGGCGATTTTTAAATCGGTGAAAGACTTCGTCGATAAATACAATGAAACAATTGGTAAAATCAATTCGGAGATAACTGAAGAACGGTACCGTAAATATCAGCCGCTTTCTGATGAGGAAAGGGAAGCTATGAGTGAGAAGCAAGCGGAAATGTGGGATGAAAAAGCAAAAAGCGGCATGCTCCGCAATGATTCAATCCTGTCAAGCGCATTGAATAAAATGCGGACCGACATGTATAGCAGGGTGGGTATTGGTGGAGATGGTGTAAGTGATAACTATGACCAGCTTGCCGAAATCGGAATCACGACGTCTAAGAATTACAGGGACGGAGGAAGGCTCGTCCTTGACGAGAATAAGCTCAGGGAAGCAATCAAGAATGACCCGAATGCAATTTATAAGCTTTTTACCCATGATAGCGCAGTGAAAGAAGAGCAGGGACTTGCCAGGAAATTGAGGGCCACGATTGATGAGACAATAAAAACGATTGAGGGCCGTGCAGGAAACTCATTGCGCACTAATGCGCAATTTACGCTTGGAAGGAACCTGTCAGCTATTGACAGCCAAATCAACCGCTTCGAAGACCGCCTGATTAAGATCGAAGACCGTTACTGGAGACAGTTCACTGCAATGGAAAAAGCGATCCAGAAGGCGAACAGCCAGTCTGCATACCTGATGCAGCAGTTCAGTTATTAA
- the flaG gene encoding flagellar protein FlaG: MINRLSSDTPSTFIYETIKTKIDTIEGGTAGENEMGPAATSGQDGFERVPKEKLQNTIEELNKFLSPSHTALKFQYHEKLQEYYVTLIDEKTKEVVREIPPKKMLDFYAAMTEFLGFIVDKKI; encoded by the coding sequence ATGATTAACCGTCTCTCTTCAGATACACCAAGTACATTCATCTATGAAACGATTAAGACGAAAATTGACACTATTGAAGGAGGTACGGCGGGTGAGAATGAAATGGGCCCGGCTGCCACTTCAGGACAAGATGGGTTTGAAAGGGTTCCAAAAGAAAAACTGCAAAACACAATAGAGGAACTGAATAAATTTTTAAGTCCAAGCCATACAGCATTGAAATTCCAATATCACGAGAAACTGCAGGAATACTATGTCACTCTCATTGATGAAAAAACAAAGGAAGTAGTCAGGGAAATCCCTCCAAAGAAAATGCTGGACTTTTATGCGGCTATGACTGAATTTCTAGGCTTTATCGTAGACAAAAAAATTTAG